A section of the Paralichthys olivaceus isolate ysfri-2021 chromosome 16, ASM2471397v2, whole genome shotgun sequence genome encodes:
- the sdhc gene encoding succinate dehydrogenase cytochrome b560 subunit, mitochondrial, with protein sequence MALLLRAFARQGVCLRPQYSVIYRHAAPMGTTAKEEMNKFWAKNSKLNRPMSPHISIYKWSVPMMMSVTHRGTGVGLSGAISAFAMLALVLPGNYPYYLDLIHSLSVGPFLIGLAKFGIAFPVSYHTYNGVRHLYWDIGKGFKIPEVYRTGYTVIGLSIITSIALALL encoded by the exons ATGGCGCTGCTGCTAAG gGCATTTGCTCGTCAGGGTGTGTGTCTCAGACCACAGTACAGTGTCATCTACAGACA TGCGGCTCCAATGGGAACCACAGCGAAGGAGGAGATGAACAAGTTCTGGGCCAAAAATTCCAAATTAAATCGACCCATGTCTCCTCATATCAGCATCTACAA aTGGTCCGTCCCCATGATGATGTCggtcacacacagaggaactgGTGTGGGGCTCAGCGGAG CCATCTCAGCCTTTGCGATGTTAGCATTGGTATTGCCGGGCAATTACCCATACTACCTGGACTTGATCCACTCGCTGTCTGTCGGCCCCTTTCTCATCGGGTTGGCCAAGTTTGGCATCGCCTTCCCTGTGTCGTACCACACCTATAATGGCGTCCGCCACTTG TACTGGGACATCGGAAAGGGCTTCAAAATCCCAGAGGTCTACCGCACCGGCTACACAGTGATTGGTCTGTCCATCATCACCTCCATCGCTTTGGCTCTCCTCTGA